A DNA window from Acidobacteriota bacterium contains the following coding sequences:
- a CDS encoding TetR/AcrR family transcriptional regulator: MSHHTIPEEPSPIFEPVVSQPELIKREPTTDLGHRIVSATVEEFATKGIVGARVAEIARLAGTTDPAFYRYFHGLRQAALFIMSEYYWKPLNVRVSHYLQVTQDPVGLFEAIVQALIHSSADDPNRPWLAESKVFQIVVAQMRNPFLLPDSLLDREYLGFLEKLTGIIAAGQQLGRFQPGVQPSVLTSLLVTALHGMLMQNILYPDSPQATEEEIKLVAARLVGWTEKFLG, translated from the coding sequence ATGTCACATCACACTATTCCAGAAGAACCATCACCGATTTTCGAACCCGTCGTTTCCCAACCTGAATTGATCAAACGGGAGCCCACAACTGACCTTGGCCACCGGATTGTCAGTGCCACGGTCGAAGAATTTGCCACCAAGGGCATTGTCGGCGCCCGGGTGGCAGAAATCGCCCGGCTGGCTGGTACAACCGACCCGGCTTTCTACCGGTATTTTCACGGACTACGGCAGGCCGCGCTTTTCATCATGAGCGAGTATTACTGGAAACCGCTCAATGTTCGGGTCAGCCACTATCTGCAGGTTACCCAGGATCCGGTTGGTTTGTTTGAAGCCATCGTCCAGGCACTGATTCATTCTTCAGCCGATGACCCAAATCGGCCCTGGCTGGCGGAATCCAAGGTCTTTCAAATCGTGGTCGCCCAAATGCGCAATCCCTTTTTGCTGCCAGATTCCCTGCTGGATCGCGAATATCTGGGTTTTCTCGAAAAATTGACCGGGATCATAGCCGCCGGGCAACAACTGGGAAGATTTCAACCGGGTGTCCAACCGTCGGTTCTGACATCGCTCCTCGTGACTGCTCTCCACGGAATGTTAATGCAAAACATTCTTTATCCAGACTCCCCTCAGGCAACCGAAGAAGAAATAAAACTGGTCGCAGCCCGGCTGGTTGGCTGGACTGAAAAATTCTTGGGCTGA